In Fervidobacterium nodosum Rt17-B1, one genomic interval encodes:
- a CDS encoding 2-C-methyl-D-erythritol 2,4-cyclodiphosphate synthase, protein MNIIKATNENIQKIAELIYSEKSEFFDELFGNKAIDYISKALEEDIPPFIKQNMLLLTDGKEIKSVLLYATKAGFRHGYQKWFKLLGFKIIPVGSKMIYIIERILMDFSVDDLYIISLSGEMKEFLLYKFMKENRYKKIIVDTFKTSIFEKFGFQESKSVHPKMKRFSRISDYQTFTGIGWDTHPLVESRNLVIGGVDIESNMGLLGHSDADVLTHAIIDSIVGITHKKDIGVLFPENESNKDRRSIDMLEEVTKYVISSGFFPSSIDCVIISPIKLKDYREKITQNLENILNCQVSVKFKSGNNVYPESQNKGITAICISNIDKI, encoded by the coding sequence ATGAACATAATAAAAGCAACAAATGAAAATATACAAAAAATAGCAGAATTAATATATTCTGAAAAGTCTGAGTTTTTTGATGAATTATTTGGCAATAAAGCTATAGATTATATATCAAAGGCTTTAGAAGAAGATATACCACCTTTTATCAAGCAGAACATGTTACTATTGACAGATGGTAAAGAAATTAAAAGCGTTTTACTTTATGCAACAAAAGCTGGTTTTCGACATGGTTATCAAAAATGGTTTAAATTACTTGGCTTCAAGATAATTCCTGTTGGTTCGAAGATGATATACATTATAGAGAGAATATTGATGGATTTTTCTGTGGATGATCTTTACATAATATCTCTCTCAGGTGAAATGAAGGAATTTTTACTATATAAATTTATGAAAGAAAACAGATACAAGAAAATTATAGTGGATACCTTTAAAACATCTATATTCGAAAAATTCGGATTCCAAGAATCAAAATCTGTACATCCAAAAATGAAACGCTTTTCAAGAATAAGCGATTATCAGACTTTTACAGGTATCGGCTGGGATACACACCCTCTTGTTGAAAGCAGAAATTTAGTAATTGGCGGTGTTGATATAGAATCTAACATGGGATTATTAGGACATTCAGATGCAGATGTTTTGACACACGCAATAATAGACAGCATAGTAGGAATAACGCATAAAAAAGATATAGGTGTACTGTTTCCAGAAAATGAGTCAAATAAAGACAGAAGAAGTATCGATATGCTAGAAGAAGTAACAAAATATGTTATTTCATCAGGCTTCTTTCCATCTTCAATAGATTGTGTTATAATTTCTCCGATAAAATTAAAAGACTATAGGGAAAAAATTACTCAAAATCTTGAGAATATACTTAATTGTCAAGTTTCGGTTAAATTTAAAAGTGGGAACAATGTATATCCAGAATCGCAAAATAAAGGTATAACAGCAATATGCATAAGTAATATTGATAAAATATAA
- a CDS encoding DUF4899 domain-containing protein — MDLYFIKVRAKSKGTAEDIVGYFFGKTNNAPDYDFVVVPLRYSNILEDITLEENLNEFKEKLENIKKKIKEIPGIYDITLAFLAYLNNMLNRRGKIPLGIEFSTAIKDDDVEVTKTILSDLLEEWSPKMEVSFKFHAMSLEEYSAFTFMNLQEDFSDGSVLEIYSRADVADCAEVFPVIDPINGTSIIQFDIGDKIPVVILNFGKYEKQIRELYPGIDKQKSSLEGIIISKELVRVKGGNLFLVKIEIGDGIIGKTLVSPALKILSDETYFLKKRKYNTQQQKESQKELPKHIKVEIPPTTGSELLISFMTTLLITGALLIIIYIFTK, encoded by the coding sequence TTGGATCTTTATTTCATAAAAGTTAGAGCTAAAAGCAAGGGAACAGCTGAAGATATAGTGGGGTATTTTTTTGGAAAAACCAATAATGCTCCGGATTATGATTTTGTCGTAGTTCCTCTAAGATATTCAAATATATTAGAGGATATAACTTTAGAAGAAAACTTAAATGAATTTAAAGAAAAACTTGAAAATATAAAGAAGAAAATAAAAGAAATTCCGGGCATCTACGACATAACATTAGCGTTTTTAGCATACTTGAATAATATGCTGAATCGAAGGGGTAAAATTCCTCTAGGCATTGAATTTTCAACAGCGATAAAAGACGATGATGTAGAGGTTACCAAAACTATTCTCAGTGATTTACTTGAAGAATGGAGCCCGAAAATGGAGGTCTCATTTAAATTTCACGCAATGAGCCTTGAAGAATATTCTGCCTTTACATTTATGAATCTTCAAGAAGATTTCTCAGATGGTTCTGTACTTGAGATATATTCAAGAGCAGATGTGGCAGACTGCGCTGAAGTTTTTCCAGTTATCGATCCCATAAATGGCACATCTATAATTCAATTCGATATCGGCGATAAAATACCGGTGGTAATTTTAAATTTTGGGAAATACGAAAAACAAATTAGAGAATTATATCCAGGGATCGACAAGCAAAAGTCTTCTTTAGAAGGCATAATAATTAGCAAAGAACTTGTCCGAGTTAAAGGCGGGAACTTATTTCTTGTGAAAATTGAAATCGGCGATGGAATTATAGGTAAAACACTAGTAAGTCCTGCGCTAAAAATACTCAGCGATGAAACTTACTTTTTAAAAAAGAGAAAATACAACACTCAACAACAAAAAGAGTCCCAGAAAGAACTACCTAAACATATAAAGGTTGAGATACCACCAACAACTGGTTCAGAGTTGTTGATATCTTTTATGACAACACTATTGATAACCGGGGCACTTCTTATAATAATTTATATTTTCACCAAATAA
- a CDS encoding glucose-1-phosphate adenylyltransferase: protein MKNVIGLILAGGQGTRLGVLTEKIPKPAVQFGGKYRIIDFTLSNCVNSGIYRIGVLTQYRPHLLNKHIGIGKPWDLDRKGGGVTILQPYSTLTESVWYKGTADAVYQNIEFVDEYNPEYIVVLSGDHIYSMDYSEFVYYHISKGALATIACMEVPITEAHRFGIMVTDIENKIIEFQEKPKNPKSNLASLGIYVFTWNFIKEVLIEDSKDNSSDHDFGKNIIPKILSTGKVYAYPFEGYWQDVGTIQSYWETNLELVRPIPPFNLHDPNWRFYTRSEEMNPAYISENGNVRNSIISEGCEIYGSVENSVISQGVFIDEGAIVKNSVIMTKVEVGKNVIIEDAIIAENTIIKDGCKIGVGHFAESKYDKKVYNSPITVVGMDSIVEENCKIGKNVVIGNDKIVSANTVIDSGGYLI, encoded by the coding sequence ATGAAAAACGTTATAGGATTGATTCTTGCAGGTGGTCAAGGAACCAGACTTGGAGTATTGACCGAGAAAATCCCCAAACCAGCAGTTCAATTTGGTGGAAAATATAGAATAATAGATTTTACTTTAAGTAATTGTGTTAATTCTGGTATTTATAGAATAGGTGTCCTCACTCAGTATAGACCACACCTTTTAAATAAGCATATCGGCATAGGTAAACCTTGGGACCTTGATAGAAAAGGTGGCGGTGTTACTATACTTCAACCATATTCAACACTTACAGAAAGCGTATGGTACAAAGGAACAGCTGATGCAGTTTATCAAAACATTGAATTTGTAGATGAATACAACCCTGAGTATATTGTAGTATTGTCTGGTGATCATATATATTCAATGGATTACAGTGAATTTGTTTACTACCATATATCCAAAGGTGCTTTAGCTACAATCGCTTGCATGGAGGTACCTATAACAGAAGCACATAGATTTGGAATAATGGTAACAGATATCGAAAATAAAATTATCGAATTTCAAGAGAAACCAAAAAATCCAAAATCTAACCTTGCCTCACTTGGAATTTATGTCTTCACCTGGAATTTTATAAAAGAAGTACTCATAGAAGATTCTAAAGACAATTCAAGCGATCACGATTTTGGAAAAAATATAATACCCAAAATACTCTCAACTGGAAAAGTTTATGCATATCCATTCGAAGGTTACTGGCAAGATGTTGGAACAATACAATCGTACTGGGAAACCAATCTTGAACTTGTAAGACCAATACCTCCTTTCAATCTACACGATCCTAACTGGAGATTTTACACTCGTTCAGAGGAAATGAATCCAGCTTACATTTCAGAAAATGGGAATGTTAGAAATTCCATCATCAGTGAAGGCTGTGAAATATACGGCAGTGTAGAAAATAGTGTAATTTCACAAGGAGTTTTTATAGACGAAGGAGCAATAGTAAAAAATAGCGTAATAATGACAAAAGTAGAAGTTGGGAAAAATGTTATTATTGAAGATGCAATCATTGCGGAAAACACAATAATAAAAGATGGATGTAAAATAGGAGTCGGGCATTTTGCAGAGAGCAAATACGATAAAAAGGTATATAACTCTCCTATAACTGTTGTAGGAATGGATAGCATAGTGGAAGAAAACTGCAAAATAGGTAAGAATGTTGTTATTGGTAATGATAAAATTGTTTCAGCTAACACTGTTATAGACAGCGGTGGATATTTAATATAA
- the glgD gene encoding glucose-1-phosphate adenylyltransferase subunit GlgD produces MKVLGLILAGGKSEALGKLVYKRASAALPVFGKYRAIDFTLSNMVNSGIYKVGVLTQYNPRSLMDHLGSGKEWDLDRKHGGLYILQPYLSMTGEYWYRGTADAIFQNTTMLRRGDEDYVLIGSGDHIYKMLYNDLFNYHFSKGADVTLLVKELDDTYNYKDYGFVVTESDGRIVEIHEKVENPPSRKAFLGIYFVNKYLLLDLLYDTVPAGKYDLLLDVIVPNLKKLRVYAYEFNGYWRNVKKGINEYYRTNMEVLNNRKIREELFLKNGKVYTKLKDYPPAKFTGTAKVSNSIISDGCIISGSVKNSVVFRGVVIRSGARVENSIIMQDTVIEEGAFVKNAIIDKNCVIRAEQMLVGDFEPVILEKWMVV; encoded by the coding sequence ATGAAAGTTTTGGGGCTTATTTTAGCTGGAGGGAAAAGTGAAGCTCTTGGAAAACTTGTCTACAAAAGGGCAAGTGCTGCTTTGCCAGTTTTCGGAAAATATAGAGCTATAGACTTTACATTGAGTAACATGGTTAATTCTGGAATATACAAAGTTGGGGTTCTAACACAATATAATCCCAGAAGTCTTATGGACCATTTAGGTTCGGGTAAAGAATGGGACCTTGATAGAAAACATGGCGGTTTGTACATACTCCAACCGTATCTTAGCATGACTGGAGAGTATTGGTATCGTGGTACCGCTGATGCCATATTCCAAAATACAACTATGCTAAGGCGTGGTGATGAAGATTACGTATTAATTGGTTCAGGTGATCATATATATAAAATGCTTTACAACGATTTATTCAACTATCATTTTTCAAAAGGCGCAGATGTTACTTTACTAGTAAAAGAATTAGATGACACATATAATTACAAAGATTATGGTTTTGTTGTCACAGAAAGTGACGGTCGCATAGTAGAGATACACGAAAAGGTAGAAAATCCTCCTTCAAGAAAAGCATTTTTGGGAATTTATTTCGTAAACAAATATCTTCTATTAGATTTACTATACGATACTGTCCCAGCAGGTAAATACGATTTACTCTTAGATGTTATAGTCCCAAATCTAAAAAAACTCAGGGTATATGCATATGAATTCAACGGCTACTGGCGTAATGTAAAAAAAGGAATAAATGAATACTATAGAACAAACATGGAAGTTTTAAACAACAGAAAAATTAGGGAAGAGTTATTCTTAAAAAATGGTAAAGTATATACAAAACTTAAAGATTACCCACCAGCAAAATTTACAGGCACAGCCAAAGTTTCAAACTCGATAATATCCGATGGTTGTATTATATCTGGAAGTGTTAAAAATTCTGTAGTATTCAGGGGAGTCGTTATTAGATCTGGTGCAAGAGTAGAAAATTCAATAATAATGCAAGATACAGTAATTGAAGAAGGCGCTTTTGTAAAGAATGCGATAATAGACAAGAACTGCGTGATACGTGCAGAACAAATGCTCGTTGGCGATTTTGAACCTGTCATTTTGGAAAAATGGATGGTTGTTTAA
- the deoC gene encoding deoxyribose-phosphate aldolase → MDIVKFVEEKIEKFLKDYQPKTLSIDLDNLNINRYIDHTNLKPTATSDDIRQFCNEALEYKFKGVCVNPSFVPLASDILKGSGVLTVTVVGFPLGTTSTASKVSETKWVVENGAQEVDMVIHIGKLKEKDYEYVYNDIKAVVDAAKVPVKVIIETCYLTDEEKVAACVLSKLAGAKFVKTSTGFGTAGAKVEDVQLMYWAVDGEIEVKASGGIRTYEDAINMIKAGATRVGTSSGTNIVKR, encoded by the coding sequence ATGGATATTGTTAAATTTGTAGAAGAAAAGATAGAAAAATTTCTGAAAGATTATCAGCCAAAAACATTGAGTATTGATTTAGATAATCTAAACATAAATCGATATATAGACCATACAAATTTGAAACCAACTGCCACATCTGATGATATAAGGCAATTTTGCAATGAAGCACTTGAATACAAATTCAAAGGAGTTTGTGTTAATCCATCTTTTGTTCCTCTTGCTTCTGATATTCTAAAAGGCAGTGGCGTTTTAACAGTTACAGTAGTTGGTTTCCCGCTTGGAACCACAAGTACCGCTTCAAAAGTCTCTGAAACAAAATGGGTAGTCGAGAATGGTGCACAAGAAGTTGACATGGTGATACACATTGGCAAACTAAAAGAAAAGGATTATGAATATGTCTACAACGATATCAAAGCTGTTGTCGATGCCGCAAAAGTACCTGTAAAAGTAATAATAGAAACATGCTATTTGACAGACGAAGAAAAGGTTGCGGCCTGCGTACTTTCAAAACTTGCTGGCGCGAAATTTGTAAAAACATCGACTGGCTTCGGAACAGCTGGAGCAAAAGTTGAAGATGTACAATTAATGTATTGGGCAGTAGATGGCGAGATTGAAGTAAAAGCATCTGGTGGAATTAGAACATACGAAGATGCCATAAATATGATAAAAGCCGGCGCAACAAGAGTTGGTACAAGCTCTGGTACTAACATAGTAAAACGCTAA
- the smpB gene encoding SsrA-binding protein SmpB, whose translation MRIIATNKKAYTDYIIDETYEAGIVLVGTEVKSLREHGASFKDSFCRVKEGEIWLLNLHIPPYQHGNIYNHDPERPRKLLLHKKEIDRIWSKLKLEGYTVIPTKIYFNNQGKVKVEIAIAKGKKSYDKREEIKKKETQKRIKEYLKYNR comes from the coding sequence TTGAGGATAATAGCTACGAATAAAAAGGCTTATACTGATTATATAATCGATGAAACATATGAGGCTGGAATCGTGCTTGTTGGAACAGAAGTCAAATCACTGCGCGAACACGGTGCTAGCTTCAAAGATTCTTTTTGCAGAGTTAAAGAAGGAGAGATTTGGTTGTTAAATCTTCATATTCCGCCATACCAACACGGTAACATTTACAATCACGATCCAGAAAGACCACGAAAATTACTTTTACATAAAAAGGAAATAGATCGCATTTGGAGCAAGTTAAAACTGGAAGGCTATACTGTCATACCAACAAAAATATACTTCAACAATCAGGGAAAAGTAAAAGTCGAAATAGCAATCGCAAAAGGCAAGAAAAGCTATGATAAGAGAGAAGAAATAAAGAAAAAAGAAACACAAAAAAGGATTAAGGAATATCTAAAATATAACAGATGA
- a CDS encoding YraN family protein, producing the protein MFKHIKKSSNNSESWNKKEWQIAEELAVKYLKEKGYKILEKNFKTPYGEIDIIANKKDIIIFVEVKSGKGIRIQPSERVDDKKYLKIVKSAEFYLEFYLKNKNYKISQIDVIEIINGNIKHYENVGWDFT; encoded by the coding sequence ATGTTTAAACACATTAAAAAATCAAGCAATAATTCAGAAAGCTGGAATAAGAAAGAGTGGCAAATCGCAGAAGAATTAGCCGTAAAATATTTAAAAGAAAAAGGATATAAGATCCTTGAAAAAAATTTTAAAACTCCTTACGGAGAAATCGATATAATTGCCAATAAAAAAGACATTATTATTTTTGTAGAAGTCAAATCGGGAAAAGGAATAAGAATACAACCATCTGAAAGAGTGGACGATAAAAAATATTTAAAGATAGTTAAGAGCGCTGAGTTTTATCTTGAATTTTATCTCAAAAATAAAAATTACAAAATTTCACAAATAGACGTAATTGAAATAATTAATGGAAATATAAAGCATTATGAAAATGTAGGGTGGGATTTCACTTGA
- the gatC gene encoding Asp-tRNA(Asn)/Glu-tRNA(Gln) amidotransferase subunit GatC has protein sequence MSIKIDDKLIDHLSKLSRLTVSDTEKLKKDLQKIIDYFEILSEVNTENIEPMYTPIEEPFEPRIANPTTNENINEIIENFPEKVDRLIKVPGIYG, from the coding sequence ATGTCAATAAAAATAGATGATAAACTTATCGATCATCTATCAAAGCTTTCAAGATTAACAGTTTCAGATACGGAAAAATTAAAAAAAGACTTGCAAAAAATCATTGACTACTTTGAGATACTTTCAGAAGTTAACACCGAAAATATCGAACCTATGTACACTCCAATTGAAGAACCTTTTGAACCAAGAATAGCAAATCCAACAACAAATGAAAATATAAATGAAATCATCGAAAATTTCCCTGAAAAAGTCGATAGACTTATAAAAGTCCCGGGAATATATGGTTAA
- the csrA gene encoding carbon storage regulator CsrA yields MLVLSRKIGESIIIGDNIEVKVLKIESGTVKIGIIAPTNVKIYRQEIYQTVAEQNKKTISEIVNSPDDLKHLKEVLKNVNKNR; encoded by the coding sequence ATGCTGGTTCTTTCGAGAAAAATTGGAGAAAGTATAATTATAGGTGATAATATCGAAGTAAAAGTTTTAAAAATAGAAAGCGGAACTGTAAAAATAGGAATAATAGCACCAACAAATGTAAAAATATACCGGCAAGAGATTTATCAAACAGTTGCTGAGCAAAATAAAAAAACTATTAGTGAAATAGTAAATAGTCCTGATGATTTGAAACATCTAAAGGAGGTACTTAAAAATGTCAATAAAAATAGATGA
- the fliW gene encoding flagellar assembly protein FliW: MYKTRLGEFELEDNEIITFPNGIPGFESLKKFAVISLEETKPIFWLVSLEDETIALPIIDPWLIKEDYEIELSEDELKILSVEDPSDIVIWSVVTIPFGKPQEATVNLRAPIIINLKSGIGMQIILENYDLKYPIISPNTNNDELK; this comes from the coding sequence ATGTACAAAACACGATTAGGAGAATTTGAATTAGAAGATAATGAAATCATAACATTCCCTAACGGTATTCCAGGATTTGAAAGTCTTAAAAAATTTGCTGTCATATCACTTGAAGAAACTAAACCAATATTTTGGTTGGTAAGCTTAGAAGATGAAACTATCGCTTTACCAATCATTGATCCATGGCTAATCAAAGAGGATTATGAAATAGAACTTTCGGAAGACGAACTTAAAATACTTAGTGTAGAAGATCCTAGTGATATAGTTATTTGGAGTGTTGTTACGATACCATTTGGCAAACCTCAAGAAGCTACAGTTAACTTAAGAGCACCGATAATTATTAATCTTAAATCAGGCATTGGCATGCAAATAATACTAGAAAATTACGACTTGAAATATCCAATAATTTCCCCTAATACCAATAATGATGAATTGAAATAA
- a CDS encoding alpha/beta hydrolase, giving the protein MIYTFRRGEPINGWVVIVHGLGEHIGRYEKLINIVTKEGYGVVGFDLPGHGKSSGKRGHTSIEEILNLIDELTKDINTFILFGHSLGGLISIRYTETRPQKVSKLIVSSPALYLKPKTSQKVMVNIFSIIMPSLTVSNGIDPNLLSRNKEAVQKYISDPFVHDRISIKLGKSMLKNVELAHQQAERIVCPTSILIGTEDKVTPPEGAKRFYEELKTNKYIEEFEGGYHELFEDPDYGENFHQKIVEIIKQ; this is encoded by the coding sequence TTGATTTACACATTCAGAAGGGGAGAACCAATTAATGGTTGGGTGGTCATTGTACATGGTTTGGGCGAGCATATAGGTCGGTACGAAAAATTGATTAATATAGTTACGAAAGAAGGTTACGGTGTTGTTGGTTTTGATTTGCCAGGTCACGGTAAAAGTTCCGGAAAACGTGGTCATACTTCAATAGAAGAAATATTAAATTTAATAGACGAACTTACAAAAGATATAAATACCTTCATACTATTTGGCCATAGTCTCGGAGGGTTAATAAGCATTCGCTACACTGAGACGAGACCTCAAAAAGTAAGTAAATTAATTGTTTCTTCGCCAGCATTATATCTTAAACCAAAAACTTCACAAAAAGTAATGGTAAACATTTTTTCCATAATTATGCCTTCTTTGACGGTTAGCAACGGAATAGATCCAAATTTACTCTCACGAAACAAAGAAGCTGTTCAAAAATATATATCCGATCCATTTGTTCACGATAGAATCTCTATCAAACTTGGTAAGAGCATGTTAAAAAATGTTGAATTAGCTCATCAACAAGCTGAAAGAATAGTATGCCCGACAAGCATACTAATAGGCACAGAGGATAAAGTTACACCTCCAGAAGGTGCGAAAAGATTTTACGAAGAATTAAAAACTAACAAGTATATAGAAGAATTTGAAGGAGGGTATCACGAACTCTTCGAAGACCCAGATTATGGTGAAAACTTCCATCAAAAAATTGTTGAAATTATAAAACAATAA
- a CDS encoding SoxR reducing system RseC family protein, translating into MKELMQVRNVDDRYVYLTLMVNEATCSACALSGTCSVKGNEKDIKIQKKSIKSELLPILPGDIVVVDLKYNEAVLSLIVYGIPLLGFITGVLLSYLMKFSDIISFAVGIGFAGAGFLLTRLFDKKYKIEITDVKRSVGTQLFQNEKDENL; encoded by the coding sequence ATGAAAGAATTAATGCAAGTAAGAAATGTTGATGATAGGTATGTATATTTAACTTTAATGGTAAACGAAGCAACTTGTTCCGCTTGTGCACTCTCAGGAACATGCTCAGTAAAAGGAAACGAAAAAGATATAAAAATTCAGAAAAAATCCATAAAATCAGAACTTTTACCAATATTACCAGGAGATATTGTTGTTGTTGATTTAAAGTACAACGAAGCTGTGCTTTCGTTAATAGTTTATGGAATTCCGCTACTTGGTTTTATAACTGGCGTCTTACTTAGCTATTTAATGAAATTCAGCGATATTATATCATTTGCTGTAGGAATAGGTTTTGCTGGTGCAGGATTCTTACTAACAAGATTGTTCGATAAGAAATACAAAATAGAGATAACAGATGTAAAAAGATCTGTTGGAACACAATTATTCCAAAACGAAAAAGATGAAAATTTATAG
- a CDS encoding DAK2 domain-containing protein, translated as MTTVINGAEMKGIFMKGAENLLSHRDEINALNVFPVPDGDTGSNMSSTMLEACKYLENITDTKLKNVLDAIKKGTLMGARGNSGVILSQIFRGFCETLDKKNKLTVSDFVKGIKGAKEIAYKAVLRPVEGTILTVVRILDEHSKELSTLESFEELFEKMEEISFDAVKKTPSLLPKLREANVVDAGAKGLYYIIQGFKMYILGDKKINLEGVETRPADEISIALEELKFQYCTELILQSRKKINEDDKQKMESYLNEIGDSVVFFVQDDIIKLHVHTNNPGSVIEKFLEYGDLVKVKIDNMKMQHEHVVGEYTKKERKKIGFVSVSPGNGLSKVLKDLGVDEIISGGQSMNPSMADILNGIRRVNAENVIVFPNNANIILAAEQASKVAESEGIKVYVIKSRNVQENIMAMIYRTGEEIEDIVKSISESIAKTIAISITIAVRDSKYAGEKIKKNEYLGFIGKELVAHHRNLANVLDKIYQKCNLQEREILTVFIGSDATPIEQSIVEKYTKKKYPNIQIEFLDGGQPHYPFLMMVE; from the coding sequence TTGACGACAGTAATAAATGGTGCAGAAATGAAAGGCATCTTTATGAAAGGTGCCGAAAATTTGTTGTCTCATAGGGATGAAATTAACGCACTTAATGTATTTCCTGTGCCAGATGGTGATACAGGCTCAAACATGAGCTCAACAATGCTTGAGGCATGTAAGTATCTTGAAAACATAACTGACACAAAGTTAAAAAACGTACTTGATGCCATAAAAAAGGGCACCTTGATGGGAGCAAGGGGAAATTCAGGTGTTATACTCTCTCAAATATTTAGAGGTTTTTGTGAGACTTTAGATAAAAAAAACAAATTAACAGTTTCAGATTTCGTCAAAGGCATAAAAGGCGCTAAAGAAATTGCGTATAAAGCTGTTTTGAGACCAGTGGAAGGGACTATTCTCACAGTTGTCAGAATTTTAGATGAGCATTCGAAGGAATTATCAACACTTGAAAGTTTTGAAGAGCTTTTTGAAAAAATGGAAGAAATATCATTCGATGCAGTTAAAAAGACACCTTCTCTGCTTCCAAAGTTAAGAGAAGCAAATGTTGTTGATGCAGGAGCTAAGGGACTTTACTATATTATTCAAGGGTTTAAAATGTATATTCTTGGTGATAAAAAAATAAACCTTGAGGGAGTAGAAACGAGGCCAGCTGATGAAATATCAATAGCTCTTGAAGAACTTAAGTTCCAATATTGTACAGAGCTTATATTGCAATCTAGGAAAAAAATAAACGAAGACGATAAGCAAAAAATGGAATCATATTTAAACGAAATCGGGGATTCTGTGGTATTTTTTGTGCAAGATGACATAATAAAATTGCATGTTCACACAAATAATCCAGGTAGTGTAATTGAAAAGTTCCTTGAGTACGGTGACCTTGTAAAAGTTAAAATAGACAATATGAAGATGCAACACGAACATGTGGTAGGAGAATATACAAAAAAAGAAAGGAAAAAAATCGGTTTCGTCTCAGTTTCACCGGGTAATGGGTTATCAAAAGTACTCAAAGACTTGGGAGTAGATGAAATCATATCCGGTGGGCAATCAATGAATCCCAGCATGGCGGATATATTGAATGGAATTAGGAGAGTCAACGCAGAAAACGTAATAGTATTCCCAAACAATGCTAATATCATACTCGCCGCAGAACAAGCCTCTAAAGTTGCTGAAAGTGAAGGTATAAAGGTTTATGTAATCAAATCAAGAAATGTACAGGAAAATATAATGGCAATGATTTATAGAACAGGCGAAGAGATTGAAGATATAGTCAAAAGCATAAGTGAAAGTATAGCGAAAACTATAGCGATTTCAATAACCATAGCGGTTAGAGATTCAAAATATGCCGGAGAAAAAATAAAGAAAAACGAATATCTTGGATTTATTGGGAAAGAGCTTGTAGCACATCACAGAAACTTGGCGAATGTCCTTGATAAGATATACCAAAAGTGTAATTTACAGGAACGAGAAATACTCACTGTATTTATAGGCTCAGATGCCACCCCAATAGAACAGAGTATCGTTGAAAAATACACAAAGAAAAAATATCCGAATATCCAAATTGAATTTCTTGATGGTGGTCAACCACATTACCCATTTTTAATGATGGTTGAATGA
- a CDS encoding Asp23/Gls24 family envelope stress response protein, whose translation MKFQTEYGEVEITVNALRKLTYLAVMETYGPISIGSDNWFSKWFSSEEGKIKVEEDEYGHINIDIFVEVEYGTKVTEVGRNIEENVRHKLQYLANCENVDVNVHIIGVK comes from the coding sequence ATGAAATTTCAAACAGAATACGGTGAAGTTGAAATAACAGTTAATGCGCTAAGAAAATTGACATACTTAGCAGTTATGGAAACTTACGGACCTATAAGTATAGGTTCAGATAATTGGTTCTCGAAATGGTTTTCTTCTGAAGAAGGAAAGATAAAAGTCGAAGAAGATGAATACGGCCACATAAATATTGATATTTTTGTCGAGGTAGAATACGGCACAAAGGTAACAGAGGTAGGAAGAAACATCGAAGAAAACGTAAGGCACAAACTGCAATATTTAGCGAATTGTGAGAACGTAGACGTCAACGTTCACATCATAGGTGTGAAGTAA